Part of the Candidatus Polarisedimenticolia bacterium genome, AAGAAAGAACAACGCCCGGCGGAACCCTCGGCCCGATCCGGGTCCCGGCGATCGCCGGCTCGCCCCGATCGGCCGGACGAGGCCTACTTCAATTCCACTTTGGCGCCGGCTTCCGCGAACTTCTTCTTGATCTCCTCGGCCTCCGCCTTGGTGACTCCCTCTTTCACGGGCTTGGGAGCCCCGTCGACCAGGTCCTTGGCCTCTTTCAGCCCAAGGCTGGTGACCTCTCGGACGGCCTTGATGACGTTGATCTTCTTGTCGCCCACCTCGGTCAGCACGACGGTGAAGGAGTCCTTCTCCTCCGCCGGCGCCGCGGCCGCGGCGCCCGCCCCGGGCATCGCCATCGCCGGCATGGCCACGGCGGCGCTGACGCCGAACTCGCTCTCGATCTCCTTCACCAGCTCGGAAATCTCGAGCATCGGCGCTTCTTTCAGATACTTCTTCACGT contains:
- the rplL gene encoding 50S ribosomal protein L7/L12; the encoded protein is MPAITKEDVKKYLKEAPMLEISELVKEIESEFGVSAAVAMPAMAMPGAGAAAAAPAEEKDSFTVVLTEVGDKKINVIKAVREVTSLGLKEAKDLVDGAPKPVKEGVTKAEAEEIKKKFAEAGAKVELK